The Falco rusticolus isolate bFalRus1 chromosome 5, bFalRus1.pri, whole genome shotgun sequence genome has a segment encoding these proteins:
- the MB gene encoding myoglobin, with protein sequence MGLSDQEWQQVLTIWGKVESDLAGHGHEILMRLFQDHPETLDRFEKFKGLKTPDQMKGSEDLKKHGVTVLTQLGKILKQKGNHESELKPLAQTHATKHKIPVKYLEFISEVIIKVIAEKHSDFGADSQAAMKKALELFRNDMASKYKEFGFQG encoded by the exons ATGGGGCTCAGTGACCAGGAGTGGCAGCAGGTCCTGACCATTTGGGGAAAGGTGGAGTCCGACCTTGCCGGCCATGGGCATGAAATTTTAATGAG ACTCTTTCAGGACCACCCTGAGACCTTGGATCGTTTTGAAAAGTTCAAAGGCCTGAAGACCCCTGATCAGATGAAGGGCTCTGAAGATCTGAAGAAACACGGAGTTACTGTCCTCACCCAACTGGGAAAAATCTTGAAGCAGAAGGGTAATCATGAGTCAGAGCTGAAGCCCCTGGCTCAAACCCATGCGACCAAGCACAAAATCCCTGTCAAATATCTGGAG TTCATTTCTGAAGTCATTATCAAGGTCATTGCTGAAAAACACTCAGACTTCGGGGCTGATTCCCAGGCTGCGATGAAGAAGGCCCTGGAGCTGTTCCGAAATGATATGGCCAGCAAGTACAAGGAGTTTGGTTTCCAGGGTTAG